The following proteins are encoded in a genomic region of Porphyrobacter sp. CACIAM 03H1:
- a CDS encoding DUF4136 domain-containing protein — protein MLRTMMSMKSLTRLALPVALAIGATACSTPFKADVSRFAVPLPAPAGQTFAVVPEDPKNAGGLEFATYANTVAAEMTQLGYTRASSPETADMLVRLDYRVDGGRERVRTDLNGAGFAGGPWGPWGGWGGWGGGWGFGFNDPFFGGPNVRSYTIYTSAIDLKIDRRVDGQRLFEGKAEAVSRSNRLPRLVPNLVDALFTDFPGNSGETVRITIRDDNEKTVRPTN, from the coding sequence ATGTTGCGTACCATGATGTCGATGAAGTCCCTGACCCGCCTTGCCCTGCCTGTGGCGCTGGCCATCGGGGCGACGGCCTGCTCCACGCCGTTCAAGGCGGACGTGTCGCGCTTCGCCGTGCCGCTGCCCGCGCCGGCGGGCCAGACCTTCGCCGTGGTGCCGGAAGACCCGAAGAACGCCGGCGGGCTCGAATTCGCGACCTATGCCAACACCGTCGCAGCCGAGATGACGCAGCTCGGCTACACCCGCGCCTCCTCGCCGGAGACCGCCGACATGCTGGTGCGGCTCGACTACCGCGTGGACGGCGGGCGCGAGCGGGTGCGCACCGATCTTAACGGCGCAGGCTTCGCCGGCGGCCCCTGGGGACCGTGGGGTGGCTGGGGCGGCTGGGGCGGCGGCTGGGGCTTCGGCTTCAACGACCCGTTCTTCGGCGGCCCGAACGTGCGCAGCTACACGATCTATACCAGCGCCATCGACCTGAAGATCGACCGCCGCGTCGACGGCCAGCGCCTGTTCGAGGGCAAGGCTGAGGCCGTGTCGCGCTCGAACCGCCTGCCGCGCCTCGTGCCCAACCTCGTGGACGCGCTGTTCACCGACTTCCCGGGCAATTCGGGCGAGACGGTGCGAATTACGATTCGCGACGACAACGAAAAGACCGTGCGCCCCACCAATTGA
- the secB gene encoding protein-export chaperone SecB, which yields MAEEEGVLTNLDATAGEGPQPNGADTGPAVGIITQYVKDLSVENPAAPDVFQWPEPPQIDVQFNIGAEPKAADLHEVTLKLVLTAASQRGTMYIVELAYCGLVGMRNVPEDQAHAFLYAEAPRLLFPFARRVVADAVRDAGFPPLMVDPVDFNGLYAQQLAARRAEEAAGGEPIKPVTGNA from the coding sequence ATGGCCGAAGAAGAAGGCGTGCTCACCAATCTCGATGCCACCGCGGGCGAAGGCCCCCAGCCGAACGGCGCCGACACCGGCCCGGCGGTGGGGATCATCACCCAGTACGTGAAGGACCTTTCGGTCGAGAACCCGGCCGCACCCGACGTGTTCCAGTGGCCCGAGCCGCCGCAGATCGACGTGCAGTTCAACATCGGCGCCGAGCCCAAGGCCGCCGACCTCCACGAAGTGACGCTCAAGCTGGTGCTGACCGCCGCCTCGCAGCGCGGGACGATGTATATCGTCGAGCTCGCCTATTGCGGCCTTGTGGGGATGCGCAACGTGCCCGAGGACCAGGCCCACGCCTTCCTCTATGCCGAGGCGCCGCGCCTGCTGTTCCCCTTCGCCCGCCGCGTGGTGGCCGATGCGGTGCGCGATGCCGGTTTCCCGCCGCTGATGGTCGATCCGGTCGACTTCAACGGCCTCTACGCCCAGCAGCTCGCCGCGCGCCGCGCCGAGGAGGCCGCGGGCGGCGAGCCGATCAAGCCGGTGACGGGCAACGCCTGA
- the murJ gene encoding murein biosynthesis integral membrane protein MurJ: MSLLKNVGTIGGLTLVSRLFGFARDILLARVLGAGGAADAWQLAFQLPNLFRRLFAEGAFASAFVPLFNRQMAEDENAARRFAGEVLAVLLPILVVFGALMMLAMPWVLWAFANEDLRGDAAMFDLAVTMGRIAFPYLMFMSLATLVAAILNSLSRFAAAAAAPILLNICLLTALVWGALQPAGETTRAMTGVGLAIAVSVSGLLQLLWLYWFMRRAGFRIPRAAPRVTAGVKEMGVLIVPAVFGAGVYQISRFIDLAFIRGLPDGSLTYMAMADRWNQLPLGVIGIALGTAVLPALSRYIAQSEDEEAVRLQANAIELAMLLTLPCAVALFITGFAFVKAFMEGQAFTAEDARLTGMVTSALVVGLPAYVLVKVLTPNFFARKDTRTPVYTAAASLVVTVALNFLLVPMFGVVGLALAGALGAWVNIALLGTVLARRGYFRLPARVLGRIGRIALAAAAMGAALWALMQAITPWLDGPFTLRLAAVGAILGTSLVSYGAATVLLGVLDKATVQRLMRRQS, encoded by the coding sequence ATGAGCCTTCTGAAGAACGTCGGCACGATCGGCGGGCTCACGCTGGTGAGCCGCCTGTTCGGCTTCGCCCGCGACATCCTGCTTGCGCGGGTGCTGGGCGCGGGCGGGGCGGCGGACGCCTGGCAGCTCGCCTTCCAGCTGCCCAACCTGTTCCGGCGCCTCTTCGCCGAGGGCGCCTTCGCCAGCGCCTTCGTCCCGCTCTTCAACCGCCAGATGGCCGAGGACGAGAACGCGGCGAGGCGCTTCGCGGGCGAGGTGCTGGCGGTGCTGCTGCCGATCCTGGTGGTGTTCGGCGCCTTGATGATGCTGGCGATGCCCTGGGTGCTGTGGGCCTTCGCCAACGAGGACCTGCGCGGCGATGCGGCGATGTTCGATCTGGCCGTGACGATGGGCCGGATCGCCTTTCCCTACCTGATGTTCATGAGCCTCGCGACGCTGGTCGCGGCGATCCTCAATTCGCTGTCGCGCTTCGCGGCGGCGGCCGCTGCGCCGATCCTGCTCAACATCTGCCTGTTGACCGCGCTGGTTTGGGGCGCGCTCCAGCCCGCCGGCGAGACGACCCGCGCCATGACGGGCGTGGGCCTTGCCATCGCGGTCTCGGTGAGCGGGCTGCTGCAACTGCTCTGGCTCTACTGGTTCATGCGCCGCGCAGGCTTCCGCATCCCGCGCGCCGCGCCGCGCGTGACCGCCGGCGTCAAGGAGATGGGTGTGCTGATCGTGCCCGCCGTCTTCGGCGCAGGGGTCTACCAGATCAGCCGCTTCATCGACCTCGCCTTCATCCGCGGGCTGCCCGACGGGAGCCTGACCTACATGGCGATGGCCGACCGCTGGAACCAGCTGCCGCTGGGCGTGATAGGGATCGCGCTCGGCACGGCGGTGCTTCCGGCCCTGTCGCGCTACATCGCGCAGAGCGAGGACGAGGAGGCGGTGCGCCTCCAGGCCAACGCGATCGAACTCGCGATGCTTCTCACCCTGCCCTGCGCGGTCGCACTGTTCATCACCGGCTTCGCCTTCGTGAAGGCCTTCATGGAGGGACAGGCCTTCACCGCCGAGGACGCGAGGCTGACCGGGATGGTGACCTCGGCGCTGGTGGTCGGGCTGCCTGCCTATGTGCTGGTCAAGGTGCTGACCCCCAACTTCTTCGCCCGCAAGGACACCCGCACCCCGGTCTACACCGCCGCTGCCTCGCTGGTGGTGACGGTCGCGCTCAATTTCCTGCTGGTGCCGATGTTCGGCGTGGTCGGCCTCGCGCTGGCAGGGGCGCTGGGCGCGTGGGTCAACATCGCGCTGCTGGGTACGGTGCTGGCCCGGCGCGGCTATTTCCGCCTGCCCGCGCGGGTGCTTGGCCGGATCGGCCGGATCGCGCTGGCCGCAGCGGCGATGGGCGCCGCCCTGTGGGCGCTGATGCAGGCCATCACCCCGTGGCTCGACGGGCCGTTCACGCTGCGTCTTGCGGCGGTGGGAGCGATCCTCGGCACCAGCCTCGTGAGCTACGGTGCGGCGACGGTGCTGCTGGGAGTTCTCGACAAGGCCACGGTCCAGCGCCTAATGCGCCGCCAGAGCTAA
- the dut gene encoding dUTP diphosphatase: MSVRVEVKRLPHGAGLPLPAYATDGAAGMDVVSAEDVTIAPGARHAVATGLALAIPQGYEIQVRPRSGLALKHGITVPNTPGTIDSDYRGELKVILINLGSEPFVIVRGDRVAQLVLAPVVQAAWDEVAELDATERGEGGFGSTGGHAKL, from the coding sequence ATGAGCGTTCGGGTCGAGGTCAAGCGCCTGCCACACGGCGCCGGCCTGCCGCTTCCCGCCTATGCCACCGATGGCGCGGCAGGCATGGATGTTGTGAGCGCCGAGGACGTGACCATCGCCCCGGGCGCGCGCCATGCGGTCGCCACCGGCCTCGCGCTGGCAATCCCCCAAGGGTACGAGATCCAGGTCCGCCCGCGCTCGGGCCTCGCGCTGAAGCACGGTATCACCGTGCCCAACACCCCCGGCACGATCGACAGCGATTACCGGGGCGAGTTGAAGGTGATCCTGATCAACCTCGGGTCCGAACCCTTCGTAATCGTCCGGGGCGACCGTGTCGCCCAGCTGGTCCTCGCCCCCGTGGTGCAGGCGGCGTGGGACGAGGTCGCGGAACTGGACGCGACGGAGCGGGGCGAGGGCGGCTTCGGTTCGACCGGGGGGCACGCGAAGCTCTGA
- the trpS gene encoding tryptophan--tRNA ligase — MRVVSGIQPTGKPHLGNYLGAIRNYVKLQDDAHAAGGECLIFIADLHALSMPHDPAELRSSTLELVATLVACGLDPDKAILFNQAQVPQHPELQWLLNGTARMGWLNRMTQWKDKAGKNREGQSVALFTYPVLQAADVLLYQATHVPVGEDQKQHLELARDIAQKFNNDFGTEDAPIFTLPDPIIPAEAARIMSLRDGSAKMSKSDPSDMSRINLSDDADTMAQKVKKAKTDPEPLPWEEAGLEGRPEARNLVGIYAALAEQSQAEVLAQYGGQGFGAFKPALADLLAAKLGPIRDRFVALKDDHETLDAILARGAAKARERGTPTLDAAYRALGLVRH; from the coding sequence ATGCGCGTCGTCTCCGGCATCCAGCCCACCGGCAAGCCCCATCTCGGCAACTACCTGGGCGCGATCCGCAATTACGTGAAGCTGCAGGACGATGCCCACGCGGCGGGCGGCGAGTGCCTGATCTTCATCGCCGATCTCCACGCCCTGTCGATGCCGCACGATCCGGCCGAGCTGCGGTCCTCGACGCTCGAACTGGTGGCGACGCTGGTCGCCTGCGGGCTCGATCCGGACAAGGCGATCCTGTTCAACCAGGCGCAGGTGCCGCAGCACCCCGAGCTGCAATGGCTGCTCAACGGCACGGCCCGGATGGGTTGGCTGAACCGCATGACCCAGTGGAAGGACAAGGCCGGCAAGAACCGCGAGGGTCAATCCGTGGCTCTGTTCACCTACCCGGTGCTACAGGCCGCCGACGTGCTGCTCTACCAAGCGACGCATGTGCCCGTGGGCGAGGACCAAAAGCAGCATCTCGAGCTCGCCCGCGACATCGCGCAGAAGTTCAACAACGACTTCGGCACCGAAGACGCGCCGATCTTCACCCTGCCCGATCCGATCATTCCGGCGGAGGCCGCGCGGATCATGTCCCTGCGCGACGGCAGCGCCAAGATGTCGAAGTCGGACCCGTCCGACATGAGCCGCATCAACCTGTCGGACGATGCCGACACGATGGCGCAGAAGGTGAAGAAGGCGAAGACCGATCCCGAGCCGCTCCCCTGGGAGGAGGCGGGCCTCGAGGGGCGGCCCGAGGCGCGCAATCTGGTGGGCATCTATGCCGCGCTCGCCGAGCAGTCGCAGGCCGAGGTGCTGGCGCAATACGGCGGGCAGGGCTTCGGCGCCTTCAAACCCGCGCTCGCCGATCTGCTGGCGGCGAAGCTCGGACCGATCCGGGACCGCTTCGTGGCGCTGAAGGACGACCACGAGACGCTCGATGCGATCCTCGCCCGCGGCGCTGCCAAGGCGCGCGAGCGCGGCACGCCGACGCTCGATGCAGCCTACCGGGCGCTGGGGCTGGTGCGGCACTGA
- a CDS encoding bifunctional phosphopantothenoylcysteine decarboxylase/phosphopantothenate synthase — protein MSEAAAAAGHSPRILLVVGGGIAAYKACELVRLIRKGGGEVTCVVTKGGQQFVTPMSLAALSENQVYTSLFDLKNEAEMGHIQLSREADLVVVCPATADLLAKMAAGIADDLATTLILATDKPVMAVPAMNVRMWEHEATQRNIGLLKAAGVEVLHPDKGPMACGEFGYGRLPEPEAIWREIAARLGIAVPEAQPQRAALPVEALEPEEGEEDGSAALPEGILGGMLSRIIPRSTAKRTHDEIEAEYEDLPEYIPEDFLAEGFEDFPPEEPAPEFKPDFGGPLLAKKGKAGAAPPMDAGALNHLIDPRKAPPAPQAPEVPEEIEADLGEVPEGEDFGLSAGHRPLHGRHVLVTAGPTWEAIDPVRYIANRSSGKQGFAIAAAAAALGARVTLVAGPVALKTPAGVSRVDVESARDMAEAVKRALPADVAVMVAAVADWRPKEYRGTKMKKRGDAPPALMLTENPDILTNVAGAPRRPELVIGFAAETDDVLDNAKAKRKRKGADWIVANDVSGDVMGGDMNRVTIVSGTGIETLEEMPKAAVAMALVERIAAALHAEAAE, from the coding sequence ATGAGCGAGGCGGCAGCGGCAGCGGGTCATTCCCCACGCATCCTGCTGGTCGTGGGCGGCGGCATCGCGGCCTACAAGGCCTGCGAGCTGGTGCGCCTGATCCGCAAGGGCGGGGGCGAGGTGACCTGCGTCGTCACCAAGGGCGGGCAGCAGTTCGTCACCCCCATGTCGCTGGCCGCCCTGTCCGAGAACCAGGTCTATACCAGCCTCTTCGACCTGAAGAACGAGGCGGAGATGGGTCATATCCAGCTCTCGCGCGAAGCCGATCTGGTGGTGGTCTGCCCGGCGACGGCCGATCTGCTCGCCAAGATGGCCGCCGGGATCGCCGACGATCTCGCCACCACGCTGATCCTCGCCACCGACAAGCCTGTGATGGCGGTCCCCGCCATGAACGTGCGGATGTGGGAGCACGAGGCGACCCAGCGCAATATCGGCCTGCTCAAGGCCGCCGGGGTCGAGGTGCTGCACCCCGACAAGGGCCCGATGGCCTGCGGGGAGTTCGGCTATGGCCGCCTGCCCGAGCCCGAGGCGATCTGGCGCGAGATCGCCGCGCGGCTCGGCATCGCCGTGCCCGAGGCGCAGCCCCAGCGGGCCGCGCTGCCCGTCGAGGCGCTCGAGCCCGAGGAAGGGGAGGAAGACGGCAGCGCCGCGCTGCCCGAGGGCATTCTCGGCGGGATGCTGTCGCGGATCATTCCGCGCTCCACCGCCAAGCGCACCCATGACGAGATCGAGGCCGAATACGAGGATCTGCCCGAGTACATCCCCGAGGACTTCCTGGCCGAAGGCTTCGAGGACTTCCCCCCCGAGGAACCCGCGCCCGAGTTCAAGCCCGATTTCGGCGGCCCGCTGCTCGCCAAGAAGGGCAAGGCCGGCGCCGCCCCGCCGATGGATGCGGGCGCGCTCAATCACCTGATCGATCCGCGCAAGGCGCCCCCAGCACCCCAGGCGCCCGAGGTGCCCGAGGAAATCGAGGCCGATCTCGGCGAGGTGCCCGAGGGCGAGGACTTCGGCCTTTCGGCGGGCCACCGGCCGCTTCACGGTCGCCACGTTCTCGTCACCGCCGGGCCGACCTGGGAGGCGATCGATCCGGTGCGGTACATCGCCAACCGGTCGAGCGGGAAGCAGGGCTTCGCCATTGCAGCCGCCGCCGCCGCGCTGGGCGCGCGGGTGACGCTGGTGGCCGGGCCGGTTGCCCTCAAGACCCCCGCAGGCGTGAGCCGCGTCGATGTCGAGAGCGCGCGCGACATGGCCGAGGCGGTCAAGCGCGCGCTTCCCGCCGATGTCGCGGTGATGGTCGCCGCGGTCGCTGACTGGCGGCCCAAGGAATATCGCGGCACCAAGATGAAGAAGCGCGGCGATGCGCCGCCCGCGCTGATGCTGACCGAGAACCCCGACATCCTCACCAATGTCGCGGGCGCGCCGCGACGGCCCGAACTGGTGATCGGCTTTGCCGCCGAGACCGACGACGTGCTCGACAACGCCAAGGCCAAGCGCAAGCGCAAGGGTGCGGACTGGATCGTGGCGAACGACGTCAGCGGGGACGTGATGGGCGGCGACATGAACCGCGTCACCATCGTCAGCGGCACCGGGATCGAGACGCTCGAGGAGATGCCCAAGGCTGCGGTGGCGATGGCGCTGGTCGAACGGATCGCGGCGGCGCTGCACGCCGAGGCGGCGGAATGA